CATTTATTCATCATAAACACTGCTGTGCTTATTCTCCTTGTCTTTATTTCATAATGTCCAGATCTCCCTCTTGCATCATGACCCTATATATGGTTTCTTTTCTCACTGCGATCAAGGTAAAGGGCACTGCCCTGAGAACCATCCCAGAGAGGAGAATGAGGACATGAGGTCTGGTTTATAGTTCTTATGTTCTTATGGAGAACTTCTCAAAATCCCATGGTTTACAACCAAAATGTCTCTTTCCCCCCGCCTCCTAAACTCGCAAAGGTTTTATACTGGAGTTCTTGAattgtaacagaaaaataaaaaatctgatAGAAGACAACCATTTGATGTGAAAACTTTGCCCATTTCTATACATTACTTTTGATTGTTGCTGATCACACTACCATGTTTATACTATGCTCAGAAACATTTCTTATAATGACAAACAACCATCAATATCTCATGCTGGCAGGATTAAATCTCTGCACAGTCACTAAGTGTCCTGATCCCCACCCCAATTAGTTTCCCGCTCTTCCAAATTAATGTAGCAACAGACCATGCTTTTGTCTGGTAATAATTACATCTTTACTCTCCTGAATGTAGGATGCCTTTTATTCTGTAGTTTTGTCTGCAGAGGTCACCTACTGTCATCTACAATTAAAGAGGAAATGTGCCTCCAGATTATTCAATTGtcaaaaaatatattatctGACATATTTAGGGGAAAGAAAGCCTGCAAACACAGCCTGATGAAGACCTTCCTTGATATATACTTATCTGGGTGAATGGACAGTTATGTGATGATATATTTTGTTGACCCcttcttcatctttttaaaagaaataacataTAGGCTACTAAAGGTAGTTGTTCTTACAACATTTGCACAATACTCAGTTCTTTGCTTTGTTATATTTAAGACATCGTATCTGAGTTATGTCTAAGAACAAAGCTGAGGCATTCATAAATGATTACTAAATTTCTTACCAAATGACTGAAATTTGCaaattttgattaaaatattaatcaatttaaaacaaatcttcTAGGAAAGATATATATGCACATGTACACATCCAGAAAGTTTCCAGCTTGGTTTACTTGACAGTGATGTTTAAGAGCATTCCCTGAGTGGTTATGCCAGCTTTCACTTGATCATTTTCTATCCTGCTGTGTGTGAGTGAAGTAGTCTGCAGCACTTGCAGATTTTCcctgttgattttcttttatattgtaCATTCAGGAGTATTAAGGACAGAATGTTTCCTCCCAGCTGCACACTGACCCTGGGAGATCCTTTGCTCAGTGAAATATTGATGTTCCTTTTCCAAAGTCAAATTTCTAGAGCTGCTGTATATGTTGTGCTCTGGAAACACCTCCTAGATTGTATATCACATCCTATGTGAAATGTGAGGACGAGAAATCTCATTTTTGTGCCCTGCTTGGACCTAAGTCCACAGAGAGACAGTTTTTTAACATGTCCAGAGCCAGAACTGGGAAAATGTCAAATCAAACGGGGGTACTTGGTGATTAAGGAGCAGCAGAGTGAGtgctttctaaaaataatgtttttgagGGGAGGGATGTTTGTAAGTAAAATCCACCATCTGTCCTGGCAGAGTTAAGTGTCTATTACTGGGCCAGAAAGCAGTGAATTTAGGAAACATGGGCAAATTTTTCTTCTATGGTTGCTAATGATCATTGTGCTGCTATTTAAATAGTCGTGAAATGGTAATATTCTACACCTAacgttttgattttgttttcaattaacAGTGGGTGACAGCAGTGACTCTGAGATGGATGCTGCTACTACAGTGCTCAATCTAAGACCAAGAGCAGGGAAAATCTTGAGAGAGCAGAGACTGAGACAACAGAGGCCACTACCTGAGTTTAGGGTGGAGTGGAAGAATGAAGTTGATGGGAGCCAGGATGGACGAGGAGAGCAGCTGGAGCCGACCGTCTTGCCTCAGCCACCCATTGGGTTCAGGCAGCCACTGCTGACAAGACCAAGATTTGGCACTTTGAGCAGGGAAGATTTGACTGCAGACCACGGGTCAGCAAGACCTATTCCACCACCACGGTTAGTTAGGCAGGCATCGCAaggggaaaggcagagaaataagCCTGAGAACCAGCCGTACTGAACATAACAAAAAGAGAACTATTGTTAATATACCATGGATGCATTGAATTAGGATTTTAAATTATCTGATCAGACTACGggattcatttaaaaaaaaaaaaaaaaaaagaaaccaagccTCAACGTGGGTCTAAGCACTTCCATTTGAGCAAAGTCCATGTCATTAACTAAGTGAATGGAATACTGGAGAAACTGCAAAGTtgaagacatgaaaaaaaattataaataacttACGGTAATGCTTTACTTACATTATTTCCACTATTAAGATAGGATGGAAATGTGCCTTATCACATCATCTCTTGTGGAACGAAGTCGTGCAGGTTCAATCCAAGTTATGCATTGAAAATCATTGTTGACAGTCCAATGATGAATGGGTTCTTGAAAAAATTTTGTatcatttcagattttatttataaTCAAAGAATATTTGTTATAACCAGAGCTTTAATATGAAGAACACTGAAAATTGCACAATGCACCTATCATATAGACTTTCTaagaagaataaatatattcttgAAGTCCAATTTGTTTGAAGAGCTGTAATGCAGAAatagaggaagaagagaaggaacaaGTTGGAGGACCAGAACTGCAAATACAGCTCATAGAAAGGAGCTGCAATAGAGACAAGACCTGAATAGCttgaatttttactttctgaGCTTTTTGGCAATATGTTACCTTTGACAGGTACTGAGGATCACCAAAGGAAATCTGAATTACCTTGACTTTCACTAATGTCAACAGGAACTGAAAACACCTAGCAAGACAACAGAAGCcctaaaaagagaaaacttcaAGTTGATAAATAAGACTTATTCAAAATTGCTTTTTGCACCTTAGTTTCTTGGTTGCCAAGCAAACACAGCAGTAGAATAGTTGCAGATCACTGCACGTAGACAAAGCTAGCAATCTTCTGTTTGAGTCAGGGACCACTGAGACTCAAGCAAGCTCGTTCACTCATGCCTTTGACCCTGGTCaacttgttttactttgtttcttcaTCTGTAAAAGGGGAAAGATAATCTTTTCTTTGTCTGAGCTATGCACTCCAAGGAACAAAAATGTTCCATCTAATTTGTTTGTACAGAAAAGCACAGCGGGGCCCTGGAATCAGATGAAGTCACTGTGCACCTTAATAACACCCATAAGAAACATGAACTCCTTCATCCAAGCGTAAATGGCTGCCATTTGAGTGCATATGGGAAGGGAGGgtgcattaaaataaatgatacTTAACTGTAGCTCTCAGGAATTTGCACTTTCTGTCCCACTTaatctgttttaaattttgAGCTTGCTTTAGCAGAGAGACACATTTCAGCACAATgcagaaatcattttcattctaCTTGTAACAGGATTGATAACTTTCATTGAAGAATGTACACTGTGAAATCatactttttcatttcctttagcACATTTCTAAATCTGTGGGCaataagatgattttttttttatttaagcttgttttgaaagaactattaaaaatcagaatttccttttaaaatcacaGGGTAGCATTCTTTCAAAGGTTTGTGGATGGGGCTGATAAATTAGTTTTATAAATGGGGATTTAGGACTTTCTTctaaaagcttttcaaaaatatttcattcatgTGTTTGAAATATCAGACTTCCTTAAATTCTTTTATAGGCACAGGTCTTttagtctttttcctctgttccagTTATGGAAGTTTCTGCTGTCTATCAAATGCAAAGTCTAAGCTGCAGAGGGATGGCTATGCAAACTCTAGAAATCTCAGTCAAGTGTTTATGATTTTTGTGAAGGCGATACTTAGCTATCCTTTAATGATCATCTCGTGCTTGGAAATAAAACTGGGTTCAAACACATCCAGCAAGCTTTATAaacaaataagatttttttctttcaacaggAAAATATGTTTCATCAGTAACATTCTCAGCAAGTACTCTGTCACTACATTATTGGGATAATATTTGAATAAGAAAGAAGCCTTGAGTTTGGATTCCAGTTTTGAGTCCAGGTCCTCCTTTCAGATCAGActatttagattagatgttttATATCAAGCCCATCTGAAATCTggccaaagaaataaataaatgtgaaatgttGCACATCAGCATTTAGTTTATTCCCTGTGGAGCTTTCTCATTCATGTGATGGTAATgacaggttttgggtttttttcaaattgcaCAATTTTATATAATGAATGGATGTGTCAGGAACCTTACTGCTTTGTTGGTTGTCTATTAATACAGTGCATGCTCTGATCATTGGTACTTAAACTGGGTGCCCCATAGTACAAGCACATCAATTTGTAAGTCCTTTTTACAAAATATGGTCTTAAGCTCTTGATGCTTCAAAACATACTAGCACATTGTTACCTTTCCAAAGCACTTCGAGATCCACAGAATACAAGCATCAAGGCAGATTTCCAGCATGATTACACTGTGAAGCGGAATTGAAAATCTCCTGGGACTCTTGTTTCCTTGGAATCGCTCTCTCCCTTCCTCAATTCTGCTCCTCCCACCCTTTTGCAGGCTCTTTTAGAGTACTGCTAGGCCAGACCCTCATCTCCTCTGGGAGCTGCTTCCTTgggttttctccttttcagtaGCAATGACAGCAGTACGTGAAGTAGGCTGTGTCCCAGGTAGCCCTCCTCATGCAAGTCTTGCTctggttggggtcagaggtttattttttcctattttttttcctgcaaaggaAAACCAAGCTCAATAGCACTTTCTGATCTTTCTAAAAGGTCCATCTAACTTTAGCTTGGAGAGGAGACTTTTCCTCATGTTGTATCAAAGTGAATTTGTCTGCTGGAGAATTAAATGCCCAATAAATCTGTCCTTGAGCACCATCTGATGGGGAAAGTCATGTATTGACtgggaagatttttttgtttgctttttcaggaaACCACATCTTCAGCAGTGACTGGGAAACTCGCCAAACCCACAAATTTTTTGTTTCAAGATAGATTCCCCAGTACTCTCGATAGTATTGGTATTTTACCACTTCAGTGAGGAAGCACGATGCCCAGCTGCCTGGTTTTAGAGACAGTATGAAAATACACGTTACACTCTGAATTAGGGTTTTCTGAATATTTCGTGCCTCCTTCAGCTGCTGAGAGACTTACAAATTGAAAGTAAATAGGATAAGAAAGTAGGCAAAGCAAAGGCTAGAGAGCAGATAGACATACAGTCATCTGTGTTAAGCAGATATTTGAAAGACAAAATGAGAATAATTTGCCATAAGAGGCAAAATCTTAAGAGCTGTCATACTTGGTACTGAAGTATGCAAGTACAACTGAAACCACAGGTGTTCAACCAAAGAAAACCATGCTGCATAACAATTTAGAAACTTAATATCCTTCCTGTTGAAGCCACGTAGAAAATCATATGGAGAAACAAAGTTTTAAATTTGGCCAAAATAACATGCATGGTGTTAAAAATAGTATCTTCAGGTCTCTGGGAGCAAACACACTGTGCCCCGCACCATCTCTTCAAGAGATGTCAAGTCCACCCATCCCAAACAGCAGCAACTTTCTAAGGATGACACTGCAAGAAATGCTTCAGCTGGTCACCATTTCTAAACCTGTCCCAACACTCCCCCCAGCTCCTGAAGAAAAGATGAAGGATTTTGAAATTGGCTGAAGGAATGCTTTTTGTACAAGAGGTCTGCTCCTATAAAAATATGCTTGTGAATATACTTAAAACATGGCATCTGTAATACACAGCCGCAGCCAGGCCAGCAATATATTGGAGGCTCAGGCCAGAAAACACAATGGAAGGGATATCAGGTCCAAGCATAAGAAGGAAGAACTGCTTCAGGACACAGTTGAGAAAAAAGCCATGGACTACCTGATTGAGGTGCTATTTAAATCTGGAAGAGACAGGAGAGCTAACAGTCCTTTCTATCTCTCGTTTTAGTAGATCATAATATAACTTGCACTTTCTAGCTAAACCTGGAGGTATGCTTGACACTGTCTGTTGTGTAAATGACCGTAAAGAAAACGTCTTACAATTTTCAAGTCAAAGAGTTTCATCTCCCTCTTGGCCTGCTTATTAGATGGTCAGGTAAATGAAGAGCTACCTAGAAAATGCATGTTAGTTTAATTGTCCTCTGAACAGTTGAAGGAACCTTAGCAGTTGGGAGTTATACGAAGGTGGGGCTGAAAATTGTCTCTCTTGGATGCTGTGCCGAGCCACTTGAGAATCTTCTCCATCCGACGAATTCTTGCAGATGGTAGGCAGATATTCTAATAAGATAACACAATAGCAGGTTGGGTTAGCACTGTTTCTTGCCCAAGAAGGCAAATACTGATGCAGTTGCCATACAGCATTAACATGCTTTGGGAGCCTTTTTATCCTGTGAGATTTGGCAGATTATGAGAGACTAAGATTGCAATGGGGAAAGTAATATTTATACAGACAGGTAAGTCTCAATGTTTGATGATGTGCTCAGGTTTACATTTGTGATTTGTGGGTTACACCACCACCCTAATCACCACaggttttgtttcaaaacataattattttcctttttgtggcaaaataattttaaatatccaagtttatttcatttatttttcatatctaAAACCACCTATTTATTATAAATTTGACAGAATAGAACAGTTCCTATCATGccgcacaaaaaaaaatctcaaaaatatattttttaagctAATAGAGGATTAAAAATAACTAGTAATTTGGCGACATTTCTCCTTCTATGCTAACACAATTGTTTTTCCAAGACTTCCCTTTCATAGAAGATCTAcaaactttcatttttatgaaaagGAAGTCTGAGCTCCACTCACAGTCATGTAATTCTCAAAGTTCAGGCTCTAATATACTCTCTTACAAGATTCATGATCAGCTCTTTGTGAATGAGTCTTCAAAATTATAGCAATAACAGCACAATCGAGTCTTGGGTCTTCATATCCCAAAGTGCCAAGCTATAAAGCATCCCGGGGTATTGCACAGCACCCATAAACAAATGtgggctggcagcagctgaaTATACCCACAGAGGTTCCCACCAGCTAGTATGTGATGACATTACAGACTGCTTGAAGTAATGAGCAAACCAGTTGATAAGCAATGCCTGTCCTGTTTTGTTGCTGCATTATCTGCTCAATAACCAACCTGTTCTCAGAAAATGAGAACAGTATTGACCTCTGTGATGATGCTGCAGTGAGTAATTCAGAGAGAATAAAACAGGATGGGAAAATGAAATCTTCAGAACTCATATGTTTATAGAGGATCTCTTCAAATGAGTGCAACAGACAGAATTTTCATGGGCCTCATCatttaaaagcaacaaaaccagtGAATATCATACACTATCAGctgctttacagaaataaattactaCATTACATAACTTCTTCAACATCAGCTGATCAGAAAGGTCAGAAAAGCAGCCACTGCTAAAAAAGTgtaaatttcaaaacaaagagcaataaaaaaaagcaaaacccaacaaTGCTAAATTAAAGTAacagcaagaaagagaaaaattttaGTTTGCAGTTATTTgcaggtagatttttttttggtccaTATTCAGATCTCTGTTTTGTTATAACACAACTGGATTAAAGAAACTGCTAAATAGTTCAGTAGACTATAGTTAAAAATAGCTGCAAGTGCTCCTCCCTCAAAATAAAATGGGGAGTCACATCTCCAGGGATGTCAATTACTCATCCCTCTCTGAAATTGCACAGTTATGGCAACTAATAGACAACACATGGGATCCACACAGGGTCTCCAGGCAAAGGGAAGAGTAGCTTTAAACACTCCATCTCAAAACTGGCaggttctttattttcttttatttcttctttttcattcacTGTCAAGCCACTTCTTGGTTGAATCCTTGGCTCCTGTGCCTTTTGTTTGAAAAGTAGGCAGATTCAAATGATCATTAAAAGGAACAGCTTAaaggaaaaaccaaaacaccttcACTTCATattgccttgaacacctctattTTGTGCCACActagaggaagagaggaaaaaacacagtGACAAAATGATAGATGTGGAATGtcacttcattttattttaattccctaaaaaaaaaaaagtgcaactTTTCTATAACTGAGGCATTACAAAGATGAAATGTTTCTGCAGCagtttagaaattattttggcCTACAAGTAAaaaacttttcttctgtaacaTCAGTTGCAACATGTCCCTGAGACCACAGCCTTCCACAGATTTCCCAAttcaattatttcatttcatttttatttagcttCTATGAAGaactatttttcaaaataaaaatatttgttgcttGTGGAAAGCACTTTCTTCACTTACATGTAAACAAAAACAGTGAAGTTCTGAAGCCTTTATAAGGAATATTCATGCTGCTGTATATGTTAATACAGACTGAATTCTATGGTGTTTAGACTTCAGCCTTAACCAGTGCAGCAACTTTGAAGGCTCAATCTTTTGTTAGCTCATAAACAGTAAGTACAGGAAAAATTACTACATCTTTCATACATATtaatttttgatgtttttttcctacactTCTCCTTCACCCCTTGTTATAGCTGCAAAACATAAGTCCCTGACTTACAGAAGGGTGGGttcagattaaaagaaaaaaaaaagatggaaattaaaaaaataggaaatttaGGGCAAAAATGTGTCAAGGCATCTACTAAACAAGACAAGAGGTGGTAAGGCACTTGAAAATGCCTCAAGTACCTAGGGTGAAAGGAAACACAGATTACTATAATAAGGAACTCTTGAGGATATACACTAAAATCATAGCAGTAATAAGACACACGCTCATTATGTTAATATACAAAACAACTCACAGTTCAATACAAATTCCCATGGTGCTGCCACTGGCATCACTGAGGTTTTAACAAGCATTTAAATAATagcaggcactggaaaaggtaaagaagaaaaaaaaatacgcAGAACATCTATAATTCTTCAGAACAGAGAAACACTATTTGCATGGATATGTTCAAGGAGATAACTAACCTgctttttaatcaaaaaaaCTCCAACAATTTTATGTAGTTGACTTTGTACTTCCATTGGCTAATACTAGGAAAAGCATATGGTATATTATCCAcgcaaaatacatttttcttatgtttcaaatgaaatgcaaacagTGGTCACTGGCAAGTAATATGAGCTTGAGCAGTAAATAGCCCAGTAGAGTGCTACAATTCTCAGTACAGGTGAGTAACTTCTCTTTCAGAGTTAACATTGAAGATAAATGTAGACTAAAATACCAACAAACAAATagctttttttcactgaaatgccACTTATGCCTCCACAGATGAGAGGGAATGCATTAATCCAGATCCATGAACTATTGCTAATTGCTCCAGGACACCTTTAACAGTCATTCAAAAGAATTTAAGTAACAAATTTATTCTTAAAATGAAGGTAGAAAAGTTGCACAGGAAATATTAACAATTTGTGACAAAGTTGCTCAGTAGAGGTTattactaaaaataaatgacCAGTTCAAGTTTCAATAAAGCTTACGTTCAGTCTCAGTTTCAGTCTGAATGACcctgtattattttaaaattgtccatTTTAGGCTTTCTTAATATATGAAATTAGCATATACCAAATTCTGTTACCTGGGTAAGACCAGGAATCAGCAGGGGTCAGATGGCTGCCCCAGGATGTCTAATCATGCTGTGCAGCAAGTTTTGTAGACAAAGTATGTTTAACAAAATCCCATAAGCAAATATGCTATTAATTAAACCACTGTCACAGCAGTCAAATGGCAGCAGACCACAGCATAAGAAATTCAGTTTAATGAGCTACATTGGAAATTCTcctgattaaataaaaaaaaaaattacctctgattaaataataagaataattttcagtcttttatCAGTCTATCACTCTAAATACTGTTTCAAATGTGAAATACAAGGATTTGTGTATTtcgtgtgggtttttttcccctccaagaaGGTTAAAAGGTCATTTAAAAAATCTCAGCCAGAACAATACAGCAACACCTGTCCCTGTTATGGGTGTTCCGGTGGTACCAGTCAGAGTAACGTTTGTCTAGAGTTAACATCcctgcagcagaaatatttgtatGTGCTAATACTTTCCTTCAAGTGAACATAATGTGCCCCCTTAAAAGATCTTGTTACAACAGAATGTTTTATACCTGTAAAAGTTTGACAGGTGCAGGCAAGTTGGTTCACTTTGCCTCTCCTGTAAGATACATCCATGCAATCCAAATTTGCAgctattcattttttaatttaaaatttccatGGCtacagtatttttgtttgtttgcattcATTATCAGAATAGCTACTAAAGCTAGTCCAACCCCTAGACTTGGAGGGCCACAAGGACTGAACTCCTGAGCAATTCCAGAAAGGAGTGGGGCAATGATACGTCCCACTGATGTCACAGACTGTCCAACACCTAGGAGGGTACCACTGGCCTCATTCCCACCAATGGTCAATTCAAGATCAATGATACAAGTACGACCTATAGTAGTTGAAAAAGCTAAGAACGTAGAAGACAAAATGACCATCCATATGCTCAGCGCCGATGCATATAAGAAAATCAAGGTGCAGGTAAAAGTGCTGGAGTGCAACAAAATTCTGTAAGTGTTGTGCTGATAGAGTCTTGTTATTGGTCCGAGCAGACAACCAGCCAGGACTCCAAGTGCACTGCTATAGCTCATTAGGTATCCAGCGAACAGAGGTTTCACTCCAAATCTCTCCTCCAAGGCCAGACTAAAATTACTGTAGTACAGCAATATAGCAACAGACATCAGCAACCGCACTAGAAATATATCCCACAGATTGGAGCATGCAATTTCTTTAATCCTTTTCAGCACTGTTATAACTTGGATCCACGGGGACCAGAAAAGACTATCACTTGCCATAGCTCCATTAGATTCTGATTTCAAGTGCAGGTCATTATCTGCTTTTGCTGAGAAACTGCCTGTATTTTTGTTGCCTTGTCGATGTCCTCTATTGCCAGTGTTTTCTTCACTCCAAGGTAACATCCAGACAAGACCTATACAGATCAAgaaattagtttattttattcaaTTGCATTAACTGTACATGGAAAAAATTAGTCTGATTGTAAGTCTACTCAGcgtaaataaaaaatgtgtagatcaaaattaaaaaagggaCTTTAACAAtcatttcactttaaaaaactACAAAGATTATGTCTAGTGTTATTCACAGTATCATTTCAGTTCTAAATGTAGTgaaagcaaagaaggaaaacactgaGGTGACACATTTACAACATATACACATACCTAAAAGCTAAAGccaaaattctgatttttagtCTTCATCTTTGGATGTATTAAAAACTCTCATTCCTGTGTCTGAATGTAAGTGATAAATACAAGCAGGTTATCTGTTTCAAAATTCCTAACCTTCCACACAGGTTCAAATTCAAAGGACTGTATCGGTATACAGAACATGTATGCCTTAAATGATAAACACACCAAGAACTGAAGTTATTACAAATAGCATAAAAACACAAAAGTGAGGAATGAAGGGGCCCTGgatgacattaaaaaatatgacaTAAAACTTACCAGCATTCAGAAGGAAGATAGAGGCACAGATGAAAGACGTTTGATAAAAGCCATCTTCCAACTCTGCAAGGTAGCC
This genomic window from Phaenicophaeus curvirostris isolate KB17595 chromosome 1, BPBGC_Pcur_1.0, whole genome shotgun sequence contains:
- the MFSD9 gene encoding major facilitator superfamily domain-containing protein 9 gives rise to the protein MEAEEEEDGGGRVAGSSERFVRCLYAVGFLDLFGVSMVVPLMSLHIKSLGASHTVAGIIGSLYGVMQLFSSTFVGCWSDIVGRRYSLLACILLSALGYFLLGTSTTVFLFAVSRVPVGIFKHTLSISKALLSDLVSERDRPLVMGRFNAASGVGFILGPVVGGYLAELEDGFYQTSFICASIFLLNAGLVWMLPWSEENTGNRGHRQGNKNTGSFSAKADNDLHLKSESNGAMASDSLFWSPWIQVITVLKRIKEIACSNLWDIFLVRLLMSVAILLYYSNFSLALEERFGVKPLFAGYLMSYSSALGVLAGCLLGPITRLYQHNTYRILLHSSTFTCTLIFLYASALSIWMVILSSTFLAFSTTIGRTCIIDLELTIGGNEASGTLLGVGQSVTSVGRIIAPLLSGIAQEFSPCGPPSLGVGLALVAILIMNANKQKYCSHGNFKLKNE